The genomic stretch GTTGTCCAGCGACACGAACTGTATGATCTTTTCGTCGCGGAGGGTGACGGCGATCATGTTTGGTTGCACCGAGCACAGGGCGTACGGCTCCCCGGGGGTGTCGCAATGGTTCCGGAGATTGTAATTTGTGTCGAGAATCTTCAACCTCTTATTTTTCCAATCGCTCACAATAGTGAAACCATTCGGAAGGTTCAACAAGTTGTTGAACACATAGTTCTCTTTTTCCGTATCACTCTTTTGGTCCAGGTCGCTTTTACCGAAAAATATCCCCGAATAAATACTGACCTCGTGTTCGAATTTACCAAGGGCGGTTAACTTTCTGAGCCATTCTAAGATGCCATTATCTACAGTAAATTTAACATCTTCCTGACCCAACCTTTCAGTTACCTTAATCAAAACCTGTTCACCTATTTCCAAACTTGCGCGACAGTCCCTCTTAATGTTAATTAACAGCTGCGCATCATTTTCAGCCTTTGTTTTCTTAATGCTATCTTCTAGGGATGCAATTGCGTTGTCACAACTCTTAATATCACCTTTGATAGCAcccatttgtttatcaaaatgAGTGGTTAGTTTATCGCGGGCGCTTTGTGCCAGTTTATCAAAAATCTCCATCACCTGTTTTTGGATTCCCTCTATAGTTACTAAAATATCGTCCTTTGCTTTAGTGAATCTATTTTTATCAGCCAATCGTCGAAGCTTGAGAAGGAAGATGTCTTTTTTCACGCGACTCAGTTCGTCGTTTGTCACTTTCTGTAACCCCGTTTTCAGCAGATCTGCTGCTATGGTGCTCACGTATTCTGGTTCCCCGCATCCCTTGTGAGACAGAGCAATGCATGCCGAACACGCCACCTGAAGGAAATGAAAACATGGGGTTTGCTGGAATGCTCGTATGATTAAACCAATaagttaaattgaaaataaaacgggAGTTTCGGACTGACAGGCCTCTGATCCCAACTCATcagagcctcgttctgtgaaaactgggcttactggatgtgcgtaaagtgcagtccgcacgggttcatcagggacgacactttccgctgttatggggTTTTCCATCTAAATGCCGTCTCTTTGAAACGAAAATCAAGTCTTACCTTTTTTAGATGGAATACTTGTATGACAAAAAAAACAGCTTAAATTAATACTAAACAAGAAAGATATATTCTAGAATGGTAGGCTTTTGAGTCCAACTGGTTACCGGTACATTCTCGTTGcaggacaactgggcttaatgcatgtgcgtaaagtgtcgtccaagactaGCCTGGTTTGTTATTGACCAACAAATTAACACAATTATGCTTcttatattatttgaatataGAAGCATGCGATTTTCAGTACAGTGGTCGATGACCATATACTTAACCATACACAAGTCTTTACGATGATattaaatgaaagtaaaataCACAATTAATCGGTGCCAAAACTCTATAATTAAAAGGTTTTATGTTTGATCACCAATTATGCCAGTTATTGATAACTTCCCCATTCGAGACACAGTTAGGGTTATAATGAAcgtaaaatatatttcatgatcAATCCCTTTTAAAATATTGCTTGCAAGGTCGGGATTCAAATCCGATTATTAACGAAACAGTTACCTGATCATGTGACCGGCAGTACAAATCTAGAAGCTTGTTGGCGTGTGTGGCGCACGTCTCTGTCAGTTTGATGCGCTCCACTTTTACTACTTCCGCTTTCGGCGCCTCCTCGAGGCCTACCAATTTGTGCGTCTTGAGCACGAGGAACCGTCGGTGCTGGGCGCTACATCCGGAACACAGTTTCTCCTTGCAATCGGAGCAGTAACTCGAAGCGTCAACGTCCAGATGTTCACGAGCGCACGGAGCGCATGCGTGCAGCGGCTTTTTGGGACCTTCGATTTTCGGCGGCGTGTATTTAACTGCCATGCGTTGTAAGGAATGTTTTATTCCGTATCGACTGGAGTTCTTTGGCGGGCCCCTCCATCGTCTGCCGGCAGGTTTGTTCTCTTCTTCGTTTCCGGAACCGGTTCCCTCTGCGTCGGCGGATGCCGCCCCTTCGATGTCGGCAGATGGGCCATCGGGCATGGAAACAGCGCCGTGTCCATTCACGTACGTTTCCGAACTTCCGGTAGCGTTGGTAATTACAGATCCGGTACCAACTGATTTTGCATCCATTAAATCAAGTATTTTGAGGTGTCAACGCTACACACTACAAGGGTTGAATGGTATATCGCGCGTAAAGCGTGTTCATCGTTATCACTTTATCGCTTGCAAGCAtattcataatttaaattttgttgaaggatctttgacataaattttattttgccaaaatgtttctTAATCCTTGAAAAGTCATTATTGTATGC from Dreissena polymorpha isolate Duluth1 chromosome 10, UMN_Dpol_1.0, whole genome shotgun sequence encodes the following:
- the LOC127847904 gene encoding uncharacterized protein LOC127847904, yielding MDAKSVGTGSVITNATGSSETYVNGHGAVSMPDGPSADIEGAASADAEGTGSGNEEENKPAGRRWRGPPKNSSRYGIKHSLQRMAVKYTPPKIEGPKKPLHACAPCAREHLDVDASSYCSDCKEKLCSGCSAQHRRFLVLKTHKLVGLEEAPKAEVVKVERIKLTETCATHANKLLDLYCRSHDQVACSACIALSHKGCGEPEYVSTIAADLLKTGLQKVTNDELSRVKKDIFLLKLRRLADKNRFTKAKDDILVTIEGIQKQVMEIFDKLAQSARDKLTTHFDKQMGAIKGDIKSCDNAIASLEDSIKKTKAENDAQLLINIKRDCRASLEIGEQVLIKVTERLGQEDVKFTVDNGILEWLRKLTALGKFEHEVSIYSGIFFGKSDLDQKSDTEKENYVFNNLLNLPNGFTIVSDWKNKRLKILDTNYNLRNHCDTPGEPYALCSVQPNMIAVTLRDEKIIQFVSLDNTKMKLDRKFKIDEYCRGIACKNNQLFITCGGGEGEIHGQLRVYSLHGALVCVFEEDIQGKPFFGQPKDVVINDEGTRFHVADLKRGVVTISPEGRLLSIFHDPGLVSPLGLCMDGKGNLFVSGCESNNVIQFTGEGKKLSEVLNETDGLTRPLAICCHESVIPRLVVASEDSCTIKVYTLQEKL